A genomic stretch from Natronomonas gomsonensis includes:
- a CDS encoding transglutaminase TgpA family protein has translation MRALLAVCCLAGIVLGGAFAPAVGIQTPVPDLGVDGEGGPDIGGGLGTQNGTDGGGDGGSDGGEDGTSGNNSGSDDQPPESESATSSYGGTSAGGYPEQTTVGGQLSLSNHEELVVRSPRPSRWRLGAYQRYTGSGWDRASEQRPLERPLGTADGRPDVQYAITVTPQRSMNSLASVWRPAFAEVDGTVFVDAQRGFTVEGSVEAGETYRTFTYGPPSREAAVAADGDDYPAEIESRYTQLPEDTPGKLSERTAEITDGAETPYETASEIEAWLESNKEYSLNASHDRDNDVATEFVFEMDAGYCQYFATTMTAMLRTQDIPARYVTGYGTGESVGNDEYLVRGKNAHAWVEVYFEDVGWVAFDPTPGGGRAEAGRDSEPLEEPGEQSPSTPTPSADESTPTPEADDTPTPESTPTPEPTPESAGSVNVTLTPDPVPGREVTATVTRGGDPISGATVLFNGDSIGETDADGNVTGEVPYNRSLNIEVRLDGSQPRLGNVGGSHRRASLGAPTLLQEGTTVSFDVPTEIDIELLGEPVAGGSVDIVANVSSEPVRNGTVRLDGSEVARTDDGGRATVPLPDAEAVEIVVERGDASGNRTVNLTRATPEGTATSTQTPTTDSPNLSVEPSWLLALPASSASVALEYDGKPVPNATIAVDGETVGTTDRNGTLAVTLPFAASATVTASASPDGPTTATTIEGMYRNLAIVGGGLLAVVLGVLGAAARYGLTPRVLARLTRRTVVGTARRIVAGLVGLAGILDEGLSTVTDAVRYGIHRLGDGVEGARALLVAISTGTADAVRRTAAFVRSLPRRLHPAVVLAWLRGAGRSAARSIAAARGDSPTDSPTEDEQAMTIRAAWREFRRHVSIRSWQTSTPGEIGRWAVSKDGLPADAVATLRDAFRDVEYGARSPEDRLPDVEAALEEIRSSKRDAEEGEQ, from the coding sequence ATGCGAGCACTGCTCGCGGTCTGCTGTCTCGCCGGTATCGTTCTCGGTGGCGCTTTCGCCCCCGCAGTCGGTATCCAGACGCCCGTTCCGGACCTCGGCGTCGATGGCGAGGGCGGTCCCGACATCGGTGGCGGACTCGGAACGCAGAACGGAACCGACGGCGGCGGTGACGGTGGCAGCGACGGTGGCGAGGACGGAACCAGCGGAAACAACAGTGGTAGCGACGACCAGCCGCCGGAAAGCGAGTCCGCAACGAGCAGTTACGGCGGCACCTCCGCCGGCGGTTACCCCGAACAGACGACCGTCGGGGGCCAACTGTCGCTGTCGAATCACGAGGAGTTGGTCGTTCGGAGCCCCCGTCCGTCACGGTGGCGGTTGGGAGCGTACCAGCGCTACACAGGAAGCGGATGGGACCGAGCGAGCGAGCAGCGGCCCCTCGAAAGGCCGCTCGGAACCGCCGACGGTCGACCGGACGTGCAGTACGCGATTACCGTGACGCCACAGCGTTCGATGAACAGCCTCGCGTCGGTGTGGCGGCCGGCCTTCGCCGAGGTCGACGGAACGGTGTTCGTCGACGCACAGCGCGGCTTCACCGTCGAGGGGTCCGTCGAGGCCGGCGAGACCTACCGGACGTTCACCTACGGCCCGCCGTCACGGGAGGCGGCCGTGGCCGCCGACGGCGATGACTATCCCGCCGAAATCGAATCGCGGTACACGCAACTGCCCGAGGACACGCCAGGGAAACTCTCCGAACGCACCGCAGAGATAACCGACGGTGCCGAGACGCCCTACGAGACGGCGAGTGAAATCGAGGCGTGGCTCGAATCGAACAAGGAGTACTCGCTGAACGCGAGCCACGACCGGGACAACGACGTGGCCACCGAGTTCGTCTTCGAGATGGACGCGGGCTACTGTCAGTACTTCGCGACGACGATGACGGCGATGCTCCGAACCCAGGACATCCCGGCGCGGTACGTCACCGGCTACGGGACGGGCGAGTCGGTCGGAAACGACGAGTACCTCGTCCGAGGGAAGAACGCCCACGCGTGGGTCGAAGTGTACTTCGAGGACGTGGGGTGGGTGGCGTTCGACCCGACGCCCGGCGGCGGGCGTGCCGAGGCTGGACGCGACTCCGAACCGCTTGAGGAACCCGGAGAGCAGTCGCCGTCGACGCCGACCCCATCGGCGGACGAGTCGACACCGACACCGGAGGCCGACGACACGCCGACCCCCGAGTCGACACCGACGCCCGAACCGACGCCGGAGTCAGCCGGCTCGGTGAACGTCACGCTGACGCCGGACCCGGTGCCCGGACGGGAGGTGACCGCGACGGTCACCCGCGGCGGCGACCCCATCTCGGGGGCGACGGTGCTGTTCAACGGCGACTCCATCGGTGAAACCGATGCCGACGGCAACGTCACCGGGGAGGTGCCGTACAACCGGTCGTTGAACATCGAGGTGCGTCTCGACGGTAGCCAACCCCGACTCGGCAACGTCGGCGGGTCCCACAGGCGGGCGTCGCTGGGCGCGCCGACGCTGCTTCAGGAGGGGACGACGGTTTCCTTCGACGTGCCGACGGAAATCGACATCGAACTGCTCGGCGAACCGGTCGCCGGCGGGTCGGTCGACATCGTCGCCAACGTCTCCAGCGAGCCGGTCCGCAACGGGACAGTCCGTCTCGACGGCAGCGAGGTCGCCCGAACGGACGACGGCGGTCGGGCGACGGTGCCGCTGCCCGACGCCGAGGCGGTCGAAATAGTCGTCGAGCGTGGCGATGCAAGCGGCAACCGCACCGTCAATCTCACGCGAGCGACGCCCGAGGGCACGGCGACATCCACGCAGACGCCGACGACCGACTCGCCGAACCTCTCGGTTGAGCCGTCGTGGCTCCTCGCCCTGCCAGCGTCGTCGGCCTCGGTCGCCCTCGAATACGACGGGAAGCCGGTTCCGAACGCGACCATCGCGGTCGACGGCGAGACGGTCGGCACGACGGACCGGAACGGGACGCTCGCGGTCACGCTCCCGTTCGCCGCTTCTGCGACGGTGACCGCCAGCGCCTCACCCGACGGCCCGACGACGGCGACGACCATCGAGGGGATGTACCGGAACCTCGCAATCGTCGGGGGGGGTTTACTGGCCGTCGTCCTCGGCGTGCTGGGTGCGGCAGCGCGGTACGGTCTCACGCCGCGCGTGCTCGCGCGACTCACCCGCCGGACGGTGGTGGGAACCGCCCGGCGCATCGTCGCGGGACTCGTCGGCCTCGCCGGCATCCTCGACGAGGGGCTCTCGACGGTGACCGACGCGGTTCGGTACGGCATTCACCGCCTCGGCGATGGCGTCGAGGGGGCACGGGCGCTCCTCGTCGCTATCAGCACCGGGACGGCCGACGCCGTACGTCGAACGGCGGCGTTCGTCCGTTCGCTGCCCCGGCGACTGCATCCGGCGGTCGTCCTCGCGTGGCTTCGGGGGGCCGGCCGCTCTGCGGCCCGGTCGATAGCCGCCGCACGGGGGGATTCACCGACCGATTCGCCGACCGAGGACGAACAGGCGATGACGATTCGAGCGGCGTGGCGGGAGTTCAGACGCCACGTGTCGATTCGTTCGTGGCAAACCTCGACGCCGGGCGAAATCGGCCGCTGGGCGGTCTCGAAGGATGGTCTGCCCGCCGACGCCGTCGCCACCCTGCGGGACGCCTTCCGGGACGTCGAGTACGGTGCTCGGTCGCCGGAGGACCGCCTTCCCGATGTGGAGGCGGCCCTCGAAGAGATACGGTCGAGCAAGCGCGATGCCGAGGAGGGCGAGCAGTGA
- a CDS encoding DUF7269 family protein: MSRLLRAIVGAVGIAAVGLAGALAFAPGAVEQVVDIDILVRTTPLSEAALRALAIAVVGAICAAWVVWTAGPSGEDDLPEGPLSEPTTDFSTLREAPPEHATAGPVVGESFDERVVRSAAAAASGDDYDAVRREIRRLAVSAVAHVEGCDEAAAEDTVRGEEWTDDAIAAAYVADRESALPFRQRLRAWLRPSRTRIDRIERSLSAIENRLEEGWN, translated from the coding sequence GTGAGCCGTCTTCTGCGCGCCATCGTCGGCGCAGTCGGCATCGCCGCAGTCGGACTCGCAGGGGCGCTGGCGTTTGCCCCCGGCGCCGTCGAGCAGGTGGTCGACATCGACATCCTCGTCCGGACGACGCCGCTGTCGGAGGCGGCGCTGCGGGCGCTGGCGATTGCCGTCGTCGGAGCGATTTGTGCGGCGTGGGTCGTCTGGACGGCCGGGCCGTCCGGCGAAGACGACCTCCCCGAGGGCCCGCTATCGGAGCCGACGACCGACTTCTCGACGCTCCGAGAGGCGCCGCCGGAACACGCCACCGCCGGCCCCGTCGTCGGCGAGTCCTTCGACGAGCGCGTCGTTCGGTCGGCGGCCGCGGCCGCCAGCGGCGACGACTACGACGCTGTCAGACGCGAGATTCGACGGCTCGCCGTCTCGGCCGTCGCTCACGTCGAGGGATGCGACGAGGCGGCCGCCGAGGATACGGTCAGAGGCGAAGAGTGGACCGACGATGCGATTGCGGCGGCGTACGTCGCAGACCGAGAGTCGGCGCTGCCGTTCCGACAGCGACTCCGGGCGTGGCTCCGGCCGTCGCGGACCAGAATCGACCGAATCGAACGGTCGCTGTCGGCCATCGAGAACCGGCTCGAGGAGGGGTGGAACTGA
- a CDS encoding DUF58 domain-containing protein, whose translation MGIRTSSRFDAAVLAAVALLTVGTILGETALFVAAAVPVVYLVADALARSPSPSSLAVERSFDPEVPAPGETTTVTLTVRNESDRAQPDVRVVDRLPDHVPVVEGSPRGCLSLRPGESGQISYEIVASQGDHEFDSPLVRLRSLPAAGSATGEPAVDGTSILRCRRGVSDVPQTDGSLRRVGTQPTDSGGSGLEFHSVREYRPGDDIGRIDWRGLAKTGELSTVNFRETRATKTVVVADGRVPTRQSRDHGHPTGAELSAYAADRAFGRLVAAGNHVGLTALGIDENDIEPTLPSDRSGRPWVPVGNDSATKTRVGAVLDAVVAAGQAEREATPATTDGGTREDALALRERLPGAADVVLTTPLLDDDPVGLATELVAAGHDVVVVSPDVTGGGTPGGRAASIERRLRIERLRESLATVVDWDTDRPLSTALEGST comes from the coding sequence ATGGGGATTCGAACGAGTTCCCGATTCGACGCCGCTGTCCTCGCGGCCGTGGCACTTCTCACCGTCGGCACGATACTCGGGGAGACCGCGCTATTCGTCGCCGCGGCCGTCCCCGTCGTCTATCTCGTGGCCGACGCGCTGGCTCGGTCGCCGTCGCCGTCGTCGCTGGCCGTCGAGCGCTCCTTCGATCCCGAGGTCCCGGCCCCCGGCGAGACGACGACGGTGACGCTTACGGTCCGAAACGAAAGCGACCGAGCGCAGCCGGACGTCCGCGTCGTCGACCGACTGCCGGACCACGTCCCCGTCGTCGAAGGGTCGCCGCGCGGTTGTCTGTCGCTGCGACCCGGGGAGTCCGGGCAAATCTCCTACGAAATCGTCGCCTCGCAGGGGGACCACGAGTTCGACTCGCCGCTGGTTCGGCTCCGGTCGCTCCCGGCCGCCGGGTCGGCCACCGGCGAACCGGCCGTCGACGGCACGTCGATTCTACGGTGTCGACGCGGCGTCAGCGACGTGCCCCAGACGGACGGGTCGCTCCGACGGGTCGGGACTCAACCGACGGACAGCGGCGGGTCGGGACTGGAGTTCCACTCGGTCCGGGAGTACCGACCCGGCGACGACATCGGCCGCATCGACTGGCGCGGACTGGCGAAAACCGGCGAACTGTCGACGGTCAACTTCCGTGAGACGAGGGCGACGAAGACGGTCGTCGTCGCCGACGGACGGGTGCCGACGCGGCAGTCCCGCGACCACGGCCACCCCACCGGGGCCGAACTGTCGGCGTACGCCGCCGACCGTGCCTTCGGCCGCCTCGTCGCCGCCGGCAATCACGTCGGACTCACGGCGCTGGGCATCGACGAAAACGACATCGAACCGACGCTGCCGAGCGACCGCTCGGGGCGGCCGTGGGTGCCGGTGGGTAACGATTCGGCAACCAAAACGCGTGTCGGGGCGGTCCTCGATGCGGTCGTCGCCGCCGGACAGGCCGAACGCGAAGCGACGCCGGCGACAACCGACGGCGGAACTCGGGAGGACGCGCTCGCGCTCCGTGAACGCCTCCCCGGGGCCGCCGACGTGGTGCTCACGACGCCGCTGCTCGACGACGACCCAGTCGGTCTCGCGACGGAACTCGTCGCGGCCGGCCATGACGTGGTCGTCGTCAGTCCCGACGTGACCGGCGGTGGGACGCCCGGCGGGAGAGCCGCGAGCATCGAGCGTCGACTCCGCATCGAACGGCTCAGAGAATCGCTGGCGACGGTCGTCGACTGGGACACCGACCGCCCGCTGTCGACTGCACTGGAGGGGTCGACGTGA
- a CDS encoding DUF7519 family protein: MSIDDRRLSESNWRPTRSSTVVSAAVAAVVTLGLAAIAGATTPAALGFFAGLCLAGTVRATALAERRVATILAGVLAVVAGLAALGGAAVAVVMQVGWPPTPPLPFLEFAPFALFVGGSLAGFGGLAAFWGVSPGADAGTAAGRVLVAAVVPVAVLSADLLAPMFEPVFRLFGLATDVLFVRGAAAPVGLPRMQLVVSFVVTAVAVVAVRSGIGALPISELAGEDTETELAAAVATTRRLLAWVGIVAGLSALGVAFGLATTELYSRLPPVARSIFAWFGASTALRWLLVALAVGGVATFLGVRLLRSAASERFRPDFLPVASLSVGGLLVVAVWMTHPTVARRAIGAASSDTGRRLLTNLFETVSSFAVILGVVCVGLAVAVLPLLALSIAGGLRLLGETTGAQLAAAGTLTAAIAAAIADLSILFVVGGVAASLLVWDLGEFAATLGSELGRQGSTRRGELVHAGGAVLLAAAASVVAVGTVRAVEAVPPTATASAVAATVTAVAGTLLLFVLAR, translated from the coding sequence GTGAGCATCGACGACCGGCGGCTCTCGGAGTCGAACTGGCGGCCGACGCGGAGTTCGACGGTCGTCTCCGCGGCCGTCGCGGCCGTCGTCACACTCGGCCTTGCGGCGATAGCCGGCGCCACCACGCCCGCGGCGCTGGGCTTTTTCGCCGGCCTGTGTCTCGCCGGCACGGTTCGAGCGACAGCACTCGCCGAACGCCGCGTCGCGACGATTCTCGCAGGGGTCCTCGCCGTCGTCGCTGGCCTCGCCGCCCTCGGCGGCGCCGCCGTCGCCGTCGTCATGCAGGTGGGGTGGCCGCCGACGCCGCCGCTTCCGTTCCTCGAATTCGCGCCGTTTGCGCTGTTCGTCGGCGGGTCGCTCGCGGGGTTCGGCGGTCTCGCCGCGTTCTGGGGCGTCTCCCCCGGCGCGGACGCGGGAACCGCCGCTGGCCGCGTTCTCGTCGCCGCGGTCGTTCCGGTGGCGGTGCTGTCGGCCGACCTGCTCGCGCCGATGTTCGAGCCGGTGTTTCGGCTCTTCGGCCTCGCCACCGACGTGCTGTTCGTCCGCGGTGCGGCGGCCCCGGTGGGCCTCCCGCGGATGCAACTCGTCGTCTCTTTCGTCGTGACCGCCGTCGCAGTCGTCGCCGTTCGGTCGGGAATCGGGGCGCTCCCGATTTCGGAGTTGGCCGGCGAGGACACCGAGACGGAACTCGCCGCCGCTGTCGCGACGACGCGACGACTACTCGCGTGGGTCGGCATCGTCGCCGGACTCTCGGCGCTCGGCGTCGCTTTCGGACTCGCGACCACCGAACTGTACTCCCGACTCCCGCCGGTTGCCCGTTCGATTTTCGCGTGGTTCGGCGCCTCGACGGCGCTCCGGTGGCTGCTCGTCGCGCTCGCGGTCGGCGGTGTCGCCACGTTCCTCGGGGTTCGCCTGCTCCGGTCTGCAGCCTCCGAGCGGTTCCGCCCGGACTTCCTGCCGGTCGCGTCGCTGTCGGTCGGTGGCCTGCTCGTCGTCGCCGTCTGGATGACCCATCCGACCGTGGCGAGGCGAGCGATTGGGGCCGCGAGCAGCGACACCGGTCGGCGACTCCTCACCAACCTCTTCGAGACGGTCAGCTCCTTCGCCGTCATACTCGGGGTCGTCTGTGTCGGACTGGCGGTCGCCGTCCTCCCGCTGTTGGCTCTCAGTATCGCCGGCGGCCTGCGTCTGCTCGGGGAGACGACGGGCGCACAACTGGCGGCGGCTGGGACGCTCACCGCGGCCATCGCCGCGGCCATCGCCGACCTCTCGATACTCTTCGTCGTCGGTGGCGTGGCGGCGAGTCTGCTCGTCTGGGACCTCGGTGAGTTCGCGGCCACGCTCGGGTCGGAACTCGGCCGGCAAGGGTCGACCCGGAGGGGCGAGTTGGTCCACGCCGGTGGCGCCGTGCTGTTGGCTGCTGCCGCGTCGGTCGTCGCCGTCGGCACCGTCCGGGCGGTCGAGGCCGTCCCGCCGACGGCGACGGCGAGTGCGGTCGCAGCGACGGTGACCGCGGTCGCCGGAACGCTGTTGCTGTTCGTACTCGCTCGGTGA
- a CDS encoding AAA family ATPase gives MDVAEASAVCDDVIDAVASAVVADRQVLETVLTGVLSRGHVLLEDVPGTGKTLTAQSFATALGLSFKRIQFTPDLLPGDITGSHIYREDEGTFEFTEGPVFSNVVLADEINRAPPKTQAALLEAMSESQVSADGTTYQLPEPFFVIATQNPVEQEGTFALPEAQRDRFILKTELGYPDEAGAREIIDRRADRTSRTPDPETVIDGERVTELQAVPETVRVDGKLRDYVIELGRATREDDRVDVGVSPRGIQRLFEASRSRAVIEGRDYVAPDDVRAVVHEAFEHRLVLTSEATVRGVTNEEIVADVLDGIEVPAVATAND, from the coding sequence ATGGACGTAGCCGAAGCATCGGCGGTGTGTGACGACGTCATCGACGCAGTCGCGTCGGCCGTCGTCGCGGACCGGCAGGTGCTCGAAACCGTTTTGACTGGCGTCCTCTCGCGGGGTCACGTCCTCTTGGAGGACGTTCCGGGGACGGGGAAGACGCTGACCGCACAGAGTTTCGCGACGGCACTGGGGCTGTCGTTCAAACGCATCCAGTTCACGCCGGACCTCCTGCCCGGCGACATCACCGGTTCGCACATCTATCGGGAGGACGAGGGCACCTTCGAGTTCACCGAGGGGCCAGTGTTCTCGAACGTCGTCTTGGCGGACGAAATCAACCGCGCACCGCCGAAGACACAGGCCGCCCTGCTCGAGGCGATGTCGGAGAGTCAGGTGTCGGCCGACGGGACGACCTACCAACTGCCGGAGCCGTTCTTCGTCATCGCGACGCAGAACCCCGTCGAACAGGAGGGGACCTTCGCACTCCCGGAGGCCCAACGCGACCGCTTCATCCTGAAAACGGAACTCGGCTACCCCGACGAAGCGGGCGCCCGAGAGATAATCGACCGCCGGGCGGACCGAACGAGTCGGACGCCGGACCCCGAGACGGTCATCGACGGCGAGCGCGTCACCGAACTGCAGGCCGTCCCCGAGACGGTCCGTGTCGACGGGAAGTTGCGCGACTACGTCATCGAGTTGGGGCGGGCGACACGCGAGGACGACCGCGTCGACGTTGGTGTCTCACCGCGCGGCATCCAGCGCCTGTTCGAGGCGAGTCGCTCCCGTGCGGTCATCGAGGGCCGCGACTACGTCGCCCCCGACGACGTGCGTGCGGTCGTCCACGAGGCGTTCGAACACCGCCTCGTGCTCACCTCGGAGGCGACGGTTCGCGGCGTGACGAACGAGGAAATCGTCGCCGACGTACTCGACGGAATCGAGGTGCCGGCGGTCGCGACGGCCAACGACTGA
- a CDS encoding 2-amino-3,7-dideoxy-D-threo-hept-6-ulosonate synthase, with protein sequence MTAGTAARLDRIGTDGRYVVVPMDHGITLGPVKGLKDIESTIDAVTRGGADSVLTQKGVAPRVHGNKNGAGYIAHLNGSTVIGPDANDKRTTGSVKAAIRAGADAVSFHINVGSTHEREQIEGLAELTDEAAEYGMPVLAMTYARGPDIEGDDPEALGHAVRLGEELGADVIKTGYSGDAESFEHVCESTRLPVLIAGGSPDGDLAALEDVRGAMDAGGAGVSMGRTIFQHDEPEKMARAVSLVVHDDYGAEEALEDSGLKYQF encoded by the coding sequence ATGACTGCAGGGACCGCCGCACGCCTCGACCGCATCGGAACAGACGGCCGCTACGTCGTCGTTCCGATGGACCACGGCATCACACTCGGCCCGGTAAAGGGACTCAAGGATATCGAATCGACCATCGACGCCGTCACCCGCGGCGGCGCCGACAGCGTCCTCACCCAGAAGGGGGTCGCCCCCCGCGTCCACGGCAACAAAAACGGCGCGGGCTACATCGCCCACCTCAACGGTTCGACAGTCATCGGCCCCGACGCCAACGACAAGCGCACGACGGGGTCGGTGAAAGCCGCCATCCGCGCCGGCGCCGACGCCGTCTCCTTCCACATCAACGTCGGGTCGACTCACGAGCGCGAACAAATCGAGGGCCTCGCAGAACTGACCGACGAGGCCGCCGAGTACGGCATGCCGGTGTTGGCGATGACGTACGCCCGCGGTCCCGACATCGAGGGCGACGACCCCGAGGCGCTCGGCCACGCCGTCCGCCTCGGAGAGGAGTTGGGTGCCGACGTCATCAAGACGGGGTACAGCGGCGACGCCGAGAGCTTCGAACACGTCTGTGAGTCGACGCGACTGCCGGTGCTCATCGCCGGCGGCTCGCCGGATGGCGACCTCGCGGCGCTGGAAGACGTTCGCGGCGCGATGGACGCCGGCGGGGCGGGCGTCTCGATGGGTCGAACCATCTTCCAACACGACGAACCCGAGAAGATGGCGCGGGCGGTGTCACTGGTAGTCCACGACGACTACGGCGCCGAGGAGGCGCTCGAAGACTCCGGCCTCAAGTACCAGTTCTGA
- the trpA gene encoding tryptophan synthase subunit alpha, producing the protein MGLEDAFEEPAFVPYLAAGDPDFESSLEYVEALARGGADIIELGLPFSEPIAEGPTIQQAVVRSLEGGMTPERFFEFVEKLDVDVPLVCMTYYNLIYQYGTEGEPPVRPFVERAAEVGIDGFVVPDLPAEEAGPLREACDEFGLDLVFIVAPTTRGERLQRMMEQVSGYVYVQARLGVTGARADVSDQTEESLARLAEYDVPKAVGFGISSGEQAADVVAAGADGVIVGSALVDIVADGAENDLPTAEVADRLESLARELKQGAVDGAQRRPRPEGT; encoded by the coding sequence ATGGGGCTTGAGGACGCCTTCGAGGAACCCGCCTTCGTTCCGTATCTCGCCGCGGGCGACCCCGACTTCGAGTCCTCGCTTGAGTACGTCGAGGCGTTGGCCCGCGGCGGCGCCGACATCATCGAACTCGGCCTCCCCTTTTCGGAACCCATCGCCGAGGGGCCGACCATCCAGCAGGCCGTCGTCCGGTCGCTGGAAGGTGGAATGACCCCCGAACGGTTCTTCGAGTTCGTCGAGAAACTGGACGTTGACGTGCCGCTGGTGTGTATGACCTACTACAACCTCATCTACCAGTACGGCACGGAGGGCGAACCACCCGTCCGACCGTTCGTCGAACGCGCCGCCGAAGTCGGCATCGATGGGTTCGTCGTCCCCGACCTCCCCGCCGAGGAGGCCGGACCCCTGCGAGAGGCCTGCGACGAGTTCGGCCTCGATTTGGTGTTCATCGTCGCACCGACGACCCGAGGCGAGCGACTCCAGCGCATGATGGAACAGGTCTCGGGGTACGTCTACGTCCAGGCGCGACTCGGCGTCACGGGCGCCCGCGCCGACGTGAGCGACCAGACCGAAGAGAGCCTCGCCCGCCTCGCCGAGTACGACGTGCCGAAGGCGGTCGGTTTCGGTATCTCCAGCGGCGAGCAGGCCGCCGACGTGGTTGCGGCGGGTGCCGACGGCGTCATCGTCGGGTCGGCGCTCGTCGACATCGTCGCCGACGGCGCCGAGAACGACCTGCCGACCGCCGAAGTGGCCGACCGACTCGAATCGCTGGCACGGGAGTTGAAACAGGGGGCAGTCGACGGCGCGCAACGTCGGCCGCGACCGGAAGGAACATGA
- the trpB gene encoding tryptophan synthase subunit beta: MSESQHTFGDYGGQYVPEALMPAIEELTDAYERYVLDNEEGFMDEFRQRIRDFGGRPTPLQRADQLSERYGTEVYLKREDLLHGGAHKLNNALGQVLLAKYMGKERIIAETGAGQHGTATAMAAAHLDMPCEIYMGRRDINRQRPNVFRMRINDAEVNPVDIGRGTLKEAISETMRDWATTVETTHYVIGSVVGPAPFPAMVRDFQSVISKEARKQFDEQVGGLPGAVVACAGGGSNTMGTFANFTDDEDVDLYAVEAGGSTLSVDEEEGVAPNSASLSIGEEGVLHGARTKLLQDSHGQIMESHSVSSGLDYSGVGPELAHLVDEGRVTPVTVDDDEALEAFHRLSQDEGIIPALETAHAFGFLESVAGPDGDDSVELPETVVVNVSGRGDKDLEAVIEETDKRDLDNAPTMEVFTDGA, encoded by the coding sequence ATGTCTGAATCACAGCACACGTTCGGCGACTACGGCGGCCAGTACGTTCCCGAGGCGTTGATGCCCGCCATCGAGGAGTTGACCGACGCCTACGAGCGGTACGTACTCGACAACGAGGAGGGGTTCATGGACGAGTTCCGCCAGCGGATTCGGGACTTCGGCGGCCGTCCGACCCCGCTGCAACGGGCCGACCAACTCTCTGAACGCTACGGTACCGAGGTGTATCTCAAACGCGAGGACCTGCTGCACGGCGGCGCACACAAACTCAACAACGCCCTCGGCCAGGTGTTGCTCGCGAAGTACATGGGCAAAGAGCGCATCATCGCCGAGACCGGCGCGGGCCAACACGGCACCGCGACGGCGATGGCGGCGGCCCACCTCGATATGCCGTGTGAGATATACATGGGCCGCCGGGACATCAACCGCCAGCGACCCAACGTCTTCCGGATGCGCATCAACGACGCCGAGGTCAACCCCGTCGACATCGGTCGTGGAACGCTGAAGGAAGCCATCAGCGAGACGATGCGCGATTGGGCGACGACCGTCGAGACGACTCACTACGTCATCGGGTCGGTCGTCGGTCCGGCTCCCTTCCCCGCGATGGTCCGAGATTTCCAGTCGGTCATCTCGAAGGAGGCCCGCAAACAGTTCGACGAACAGGTCGGCGGTCTCCCGGGCGCAGTCGTCGCCTGCGCCGGCGGCGGGTCCAACACCATGGGCACCTTCGCGAACTTCACCGATGACGAGGATGTCGACCTCTATGCCGTCGAGGCCGGCGGGTCGACGCTGTCGGTCGACGAGGAGGAGGGCGTCGCGCCCAACTCGGCGTCGCTATCAATCGGCGAGGAGGGCGTCCTCCACGGCGCCCGGACGAAACTGCTGCAGGACAGCCACGGCCAAATCATGGAGTCCCACAGCGTCTCCTCGGGGCTGGACTACTCCGGTGTCGGGCCGGAACTCGCCCACCTCGTCGACGAGGGCCGCGTGACGCCGGTCACCGTCGACGACGACGAGGCACTGGAGGCGTTCCACCGCCTCTCTCAGGACGAAGGCATCATCCCGGCGCTGGAGACGGCCCACGCCTTCGGCTTCCTCGAATCGGTCGCCGGCCCCGACGGCGACGACTCCGTCGAGTTGCCCGAGACGGTGGTCGTCAACGTCTCCGGTCGCGGCGACAAGGACCTCGAAGCCGTCATCGAGGAGACCGACAAGCGGGACCTCGATAACGCGCCGACGATGGAGGTGTTCACGGATGGGGCTTGA